CGGGGCTGCGGATCGAGGTCTTCGCCTGGTGCCGCCCCGAGTTCCTCCTCCACGGCAGATGCGGGCTGACGGGATACGCGGCGGAATGCCCGGACGGCGGACCGGCGTCGCCGAAACGGGGCGGAGGGTGCCGCCTCGTCTGCCGGGGGCTTCCGGTCCCCCGGGAGGCGCGCCCGACGGAGGACGAGCTCCCGCAGTGGATCCGCGCGGGGGCGGACGTCTTCAAGATCGAGGGGCGGAACCTCGCCCCGGACGCGCTGAAGCGGCTCGTGTCCCGCATCCGCGGGAAACTGGACGACGCGATCGGGCGGTCAGCGGCGGGATAAAACGGCGGCGAGCTCGGCGGGGAGAGGCACCGGCTTCCAGGAAGCGTCGATGGAGCGGCAGGAGATGCTCCCCTCGGCCGCGAGGAGGTCCTTCCCCGCCTCCGTCCGGAACAGCGAGAATCCGAAGGTGGCGCCGTTTTTTTCGACGCGGACCACGCGCGTCCGCAGGGTGAGCAGGTCGTCGAACCGCACGGGGGAGCGGTAGCGGCACCGGGTCGCGACCACCGGGAACCCGTATCGCTCCTTCGGATTGCGGTAGGCCAGGCCGGGAGCGATCCCCCGGGACCGGAGATACTCGTCCATCCCCCGCTTGAAGTAATCGAGGATCGCGGCGAAATACGCGACGCCGTAGGGGTCCGTCTCCCCGAACCGGACGCGGATCTCGATGGCGTGGTACATGGCGCCCCCGTCCTTCCCTATCCGGGATCAAGGATATCACGTTATATTTATGGAATGGGCGAACCGAACGCGGCAGGCGGGGAAACGCCTCCGGAGATCCAGGAAGCCGACAAGAGGCTGCGCCGTTTCGCGGAGGACCTCCGGGCCGTCCGCGTCGGGATCGCCGTGCTCGCCACCCTGGGCGTCCTGGCGCTCCTGTACTTCGGCGCCTCCGTGTTCATCACGCTGTTCTCGTCCGCCCTCCTGGCCTTCGCCCTCGAGCCGATCGTCGGCTTCCTCTGCCGACGCACGGGGATGCGGCGGCAGTACGCCGGCGGAATCGTCGTGTTCCTTTTCATCGCGCTGTTGTACGGCCTCCTCTACCTCGCATATCTCGGGGTGGGGAGCTTCCTCGAGGACATCCCGGGGATCGCCGAAAGGATCCGTTCGGCCCCGCTGGTGCAGAGCCTGTCGGAGAAGG
This DNA window, taken from Thermodesulfobacteriota bacterium, encodes the following:
- a CDS encoding AI-2E family transporter: MGEPNAAGGETPPEIQEADKRLRRFAEDLRAVRVGIAVLATLGVLALLYFGASVFITLFSSALLAFALEPIVGFLCRRTGMRRQYAGGIVVFLFIALLYGLLYLAYLGVGSFLEDIPGIAERIRSAPLVQSLSEKARETREILEEAGRRISLSPSPARERALPGPSAQDGDSIAGFLLQGLGSLTGVVFSLSFIPFLVYFILADREPLNRRTRELFSPAHRDTV
- a CDS encoding thioesterase family protein produces the protein MYHAIEIRVRFGETDPYGVAYFAAILDYFKRGMDEYLRSRGIAPGLAYRNPKERYGFPVVATRCRYRSPVRFDDLLTLRTRVVRVEKNGATFGFSLFRTEAGKDLLAAEGSISCRSIDASWKPVPLPAELAAVLSRR